A region of the Antedon mediterranea chromosome 4, ecAntMedi1.1, whole genome shotgun sequence genome:
CATCAAAATATTTTGGACAGGGCCAAGAAAATCCTGTGGAGAGTAACTCAAGTAAttatcaaaaaacaaaaaatggacACAGAATACCAAGTAGGCCAATCACTGAAGACACTCAAAGTATGGATACTGCCACCAGAGTGGGACAAGGTACAGATGCTGTCAATGAGGATGTCGCAACTGACGAGGATGCAGAAAGTTCAGCTCAACCACCTTCCATAATCAAACCTAAAACGCTGTACCTTAACAAAAAAACAGGGTccattaatttacaaaataagaATCCAAAATCAGATGAAGGAATTCAGAAAACGAAGAACACAGATGATGACTGCTTTATATCTGCTGTGTTTCCACCACAGAAATCCATGACAAAGACTGTAAAAACTGCTTCAAACAGTAAGAAAGTAGGAGATAAACATTCAGTATTTGCTATGGACAGTTTGAAGGAGTCTCTACCAGGGACTAAATCAAAACATGTCGATAAATCATCTGATAGTGGTCTGATGAAATCGAAGGAATCATCTTCTTCCTCATCTTCTTCATCCTCATCTTCAAGCCAAAGTGATGAGGATCGTAATTTTGAAGACACGTTGAATAGAAATACCACAAAAGGTCGAGCTAAAACAACATCAAGTACATCTTCCAATCAGATGGTTGGATCAAGAGCTGGTGGAGATGCTAGTATAAATGACATGTCAAAAGTGAAAGGAACCGAACATGAAACGCCAGTAGCATCTTCCTTAAGCTCAACGGAAGACCAATCTAAAAACTCTTCCTCTGCCTCATCACTATCTCCTCCTGCCATGGAGGAGGATCATGTCGTAGGATCTACAGGTGATTGTGCTGCTTTGCGTAGTGAAGTTGCGTTGAAATTGGAAAAAcaaaaggtaaaataaattagttttCCTTTCAAATTATCTCTATTTTTTAATACTAAATGTAGCAttcttaaatttgtttttgagcaatttttaataaatttttactttaaaatgctATTGATTATatgtttgtattataatatagacATTGCTGAAAACTCTTCCAATAGCCTTGCTATCTGACAAAGGAGCAAAACTAAAAAATCATGTTAAAATGCTTGAAGAAACTCTGAAAGAAATCGACGAAAAAATAGCTAGAGGTGTTAGCGTTCAAAAATCTGGTAAGGAAGATATTTTGTGatcttttataattaataattctcTCACAAATTCATATCAgttcttttttaatttgaaaacaaatattgtattattttttggCAGATTCACAGTCTAGTTCTGCATCACTAAAGCAGATGACATTGTTGGAGAGTTTTAGAAGACAACCAAAGATTGGTATGGTAGATGCCATGACATTACCAGCACCTGGTCAGCTTTACCAATATGCAGGTAAATTGTCTCAAAACATAACACTGTACTTTTAGATTTTTCTGCTAAAGTCTAAATCAAGTTGTAAAATAGCCTAAACTAATCCTTCTCTGCTTGGAATTTGTAATGCAATCATCTGAATtccaggtcaagttcaatattaaATTTCGAAATGTGGCAGGttacaagatcgcctaaaatttataattttagctTACGATACTTAGTATTGTAAATTCAGGAATAGCCGATCCATAATCTCTtggcttttcttccttatatctatacTCTTCATGTTCAGAATTTTACTCTGCCCTTGCCTATTATCACTGTACACTTTATAGacatgtctacactatcaaactagtttgacaacaaagtgtgatgtgcccaaataagtTCTGTAAAtgataaattttataaatagtttttttaacaGCCTTGTGAAAAAAAGTGTTGCATCCGTTTTGAAGTAAAgctgttattatattatataagttagttatatgatgtcatcacatttttttgtcacacataaagtttgatagtgtagacagagctttaaactaaatgttattttatccAGATGCACCTCAAATGCAGACGTTGTATGGTGGCAAAATGACTTCAGCTCGACTACGTGAGGTTGGCACTGTAACAAGAGATGCCATTGACAAACTTCATaggtaaatataaattaagAATTACTGTGTTTGGGAAGTGATGAGAATCTACAAATTGATGAGACTTAGACATTTTATGCTCTATTTTATACTGAATGCAATCAAATTATAATAGGTGAATTTAcacatcacaaaataaacaaagaacTATGGTTGTATAAATACCACTGTTACACTTCAGGAAcagtaaaacaaatttgtacATTTACAAATAGATATTttaggttgtttttttttacacgttgatactgtacattcaTACATTCATTTCTATTTTTAGGTCTTTGGAGACATGTCCACCTTCTCATGAGGAGACCTCTGACCCCAAGAAGTTAACCGTTCCCCTGTTGACCCATCAACGTCAAGCTTTGACCTGGTTGATTTGGAGGGAGTCACAGCATCCATGTGGTGGCATTCTAggtatacaatacattattataattgcAGTGCTATCAAATAATCAAACTGGTTTTCATTGCACAAACATTTTggaatattttagttttttaatgaTGACAATAACTAGTAATGAAAAACAATTGTAGTGCTATcaaatatgttataatataatcaaaactgttttcaatatttttgtggTATTTATGATGAAAATAACTAATAACAATAGTTATTGTATTTCAAGTATAAAATCTTGATTTCACTTTTTAGTTATATGAGTACTTGTGTTTTCACAGCTGATGACATGGGGCTTGGTAAAACACTTACAATGATTTCACTCATTCTAAAACAAAGGCAACTCTCTAAAGATAAAGCTCAAGATGCTAAAACAGGTAAATGATACCATTTTGTTGTTGTCATATACATACCTGTATATGACAATATATATTCAATGTTCACTAGCAGCATCTGAAAaccaaattatttgtttttagataCTAGTGATTTTATAAAATCATGCGCATCATTAGTCATATGCCCAGCGTCTCTCCTGCATCAGTGGAAAAATGAAATTGAGAACCGATGCAAACGTGgcgttttaaatatatatttgtatcacGGTCCAAATCGAGAGAAAGAGGTGTCAGTTCTGGCAGGCTATGATGTTGTCTTGACTACATATGGTATTGTTGCTAAGGAGCTTGGTACCGGTGACACTAAAGATAAAGTGGAACAACCTGTTGATGATTGGATGTCAAAGGTAATGACCATTTTTATACTTACAATTGGCAGTGAACCATGCAAGTTTTGACATTGCTTGACCCTGTGTGACATTGCTTGACCCTGTGTGACATTGCTTGACCCTGTGTGACATTGCTTGACCCTGTGTGACATTGCTTGGTCCTGTGTGACATTGCTTGACCCTGTGTGACATGATAACTTTTTTAGTTGATGTTGAATATCACCATTCTCAGTTTACCCATTTGGCTTTGTATAGATAGACATTGGTGTGTAAATGTCTTCAAATTATATAAGTACCTTTATCCATTccttgtaaagctctgtctacactatcaaacattatgtgaaaaaaaatgtgtacccATATATTTACATGATgatgtgatatcactaccatatttgggcacatcacacattttttgaaaaactagtttgatagtgtagatagagcttaaaaaTGAGTTTGATAGTGAGCTTTTTTTCACCTTGATTTAAAGTTAACTGAGTGAGACTTTTTTATAATGAcaacatatttattttgcacTATGTATGTAGTGTCATGTAATGTACTAACCTTTTGTAAAGCACATACAGGTCAGTTCATTAAGCTCTTTATAAAGtgctaaatataaatattaattctaAAGCCAATTTTCCACTAGGTGAATTTGTTTGCGTGAATCGAAAAACACCAGCTTATATGCATGTGTATTCAAATTTCCATGTTCCAAATCTCTCTATGCATGCGTATAACCTGGatcaaccaaataaataatgaaatgaaattaagtgCTTTTGATTCGTGCATAcaaatttgcctagtggaaaatcttCTTACTAAATGTGTAATTTTATTAGGAAAATCCAGAAAAGGCAATGTCTCAACCAACCCTTCTTAAAATTGGATGGCAAAGAATCATACTGGATGAAGCGCATAACATCAAGAACCATAAATGTCAGTCTGCGGTTGGAGTGTGCAGGTTAAGAGCGTGTGCTCGATGGGCCGTGACCGGTACACCCATTCAAAACAACTTGCTTGATATGTTCTCGCTCCTCAGGTTAGTGTTTTTAAATTCTCTGATTTTATACATAACTTTTGTTAGATGATGTTAGGCCATTGAAAAGCTTTCAGTATGTGACCCATCGCGTGTCATACACAAGTTGTCTTTTCTTCTAGGTGACGTTCGAGGTATCCAATATAAAATTGTGTATGTAAATATATTGGAAAAAATGGTTGTTGGAAAAAGAATGAAATTATAAAtgtgtaaaaacaaatttacaagaaatgttgatctttttttttttttagattcctTCGATGCTCTCCTTTTGATGAGTATAAGGTGTGGAAGCGTCAGGTTGATAACAATCAAAGTAAGatgtaatgaatattaatttctaATGTAAAATTAATCACAATATTAAGATATTTGTTCtctattataattgttttcttgtttGCAACATGGATATTTCATAGCATTACAGTCAATATTACCTGCTCCCctacaaaatatatacattagtgAATATTGCAATACAAAGTTTAACTTTAAAAGCACTTTGTATACCAGTTGCTATTAGTTATGAATGCTTATAAGATAGTACACTGGTAAAGTTGCAACTTACCTTTCAAGAATGGAATCActacaatattatacaatacgGTACTCAATACtttgaataattttattatcCAACAAAATTGAAATTACATTGCTCATTGACCTTTTATGACACAGTAAAAGAAAATTTGTTTCGAATGTTTTAAGTTATAGAGTCTTATCTTGGCTGGACAGAACGAGTACTTGTAACAGTCTGTGTACACAGTTACTGCCCTCATTCTACAATTTCTGACAATAACAGCACCCATACAACTTCAGAGTGGAGTGTATGGTCTGTGTCCTCGaaaatgttttacttacttACTAATTGCTTACTTTACTTACCAAATTCTTCTTTTGACATAGAACGGCTGAATTTAATTATGAAAGGGTTGCTTCTTAGAAGAACAAAAGACCAGAAAAGTAAAGACGGAAAAGCACTTGTAAGTTTCAATGCATCAAGTAACAATAAATAACCAGTAACTTTATTTAATCAATGATATTTtcattcaaattattatttgttttatagttaaattaaatgaattttcaaattgtttacTACTACTATGATTTTTTACTTTATATACAATTTCTTCTTCTAGGTATCTCTTCCTGAACGAACCTGTACAACCCATGAAATAGATCTGTCAGAGGATGAAAGAAAGATGTATGATAAACTATTCAATGAATCTAAGTGGGTGCAACAGCTTTTATTCACGATTCAaattttgctgtttttttatttattttgagaaAGCTTATTCTAGTATAccatgttatttaaaaatagaatttaacCATGTTTTAACGTTTCGTTTGTTATGCTACAACCATCTTTTTgagtaatttatttaaaattgaaattgtgATCTTCACTTTTTCTAGATCCAAAGTAAGTAACTACTTACAACAACATGGAGAAACATCCATTGATGGTGGTAAGGTATCCAAACCAAGTGAAGCTAGTTCCAGTAGTGCTACTGGATGTGTTGCAGTAGGTGATAAGTCATCTTCTGGACGTGATAAGGTTACTGGAACGGTCATTCTGGTGATTTTACTTCGCTTACGCCAATGCTGTAGTCATCTTGGACTTTTAAAGGAGGTtagattttttatttggacACATTAATGCGCTTTTTTTCATTagacattaatattttattttatccctcagcaaaaataaacacaattgaGAAGAGGGGGAAAATCAGACCAGCAAAAATTACATGAACAagattattaaacaaaattattgaacAGAAATGAATTTCATATCTAAGAAAATGTATTCAATATTTCACTCTTCAAAT
Encoded here:
- the LOC140046676 gene encoding transcription termination factor 2-like — encoded protein: MEVVVCESHGKPCYLKTGTKDGLSKGRSFYICSQTTMPCMFSKHTKLPVSFCLQHEDTMVDLQALVPCKKSGKIRRFYRCKKGQALSGGSWCGFAYTDLKTPESSKVPLKDTNGSKDGGLEIDSVTHKRQTSSKYFGQGQENPVESNSSNYQKTKNGHRIPSRPITEDTQSMDTATRVGQGTDAVNEDVATDEDAESSAQPPSIIKPKTLYLNKKTGSINLQNKNPKSDEGIQKTKNTDDDCFISAVFPPQKSMTKTVKTASNSKKVGDKHSVFAMDSLKESLPGTKSKHVDKSSDSGLMKSKESSSSSSSSSSSSSQSDEDRNFEDTLNRNTTKGRAKTTSSTSSNQMVGSRAGGDASINDMSKVKGTEHETPVASSLSSTEDQSKNSSSASSLSPPAMEEDHVVGSTGDCAALRSEVALKLEKQKTLLKTLPIALLSDKGAKLKNHVKMLEETLKEIDEKIARGVSVQKSDSQSSSASLKQMTLLESFRRQPKIGMVDAMTLPAPGQLYQYADAPQMQTLYGGKMTSARLREVGTVTRDAIDKLHRSLETCPPSHEETSDPKKLTVPLLTHQRQALTWLIWRESQHPCGGILADDMGLGKTLTMISLILKQRQLSKDKAQDAKTDTSDFIKSCASLVICPASLLHQWKNEIENRCKRGVLNIYLYHGPNREKEVSVLAGYDVVLTTYGIVAKELGTGDTKDKVEQPVDDWMSKENPEKAMSQPTLLKIGWQRIILDEAHNIKNHKCQSAVGVCRLRACARWAVTGTPIQNNLLDMFSLLRFLRCSPFDEYKVWKRQVDNNQKRLNLIMKGLLLRRTKDQKSKDGKALVSLPERTCTTHEIDLSEDERKMYDKLFNESKSKVSNYLQQHGETSIDGGKVSKPSEASSSSATGCVAVGDKSSSGRDKVTGTVILVILLRLRQCCSHLGLLKENITEENFEFDSSIEMSLVDQMMDLSLGSSQNAKQEGKALKKADVFDEKFESTKVKEVMTKLVEIRKMSPKGKPMKSVIVSQWTKMLDIVAHHLTKEGFHFSSIRGNVTPKKRAELVEDFNTNDKGSEVMLVSLRAGGVGLNLIGGNHLFVLDMHWNPALEQQACDRIYRVGQKKDVFIHKFVCKDTIEEKILKLQKSKAALAENVLAGNKSKNQKLTLKDLRLLFGVQ